The following proteins come from a genomic window of Tepidiforma thermophila:
- a CDS encoding cation diffusion facilitator family transporter has product MAAAHTSRRALLLGLSLTLLFAAAQAVVGVAFGSIALVSDAGHMLTDALGLGLAFAAATIAARPPDARRTFGYARAEVLAVPLHVALLAGIAAFIIYESLGRLDGAHDIRTGPVLATAVAGLAVNLLVLRILHGHSHDNLNIRGAALEAMADALGSVLVILSAAAIALGATPALDAIAALLIAALILPRAISLLRQAAAILLESAPPGLDPRAIAEAARDVRGVLDLHDVHVWSIAPSFPALSAHVELADAGCTEHVLTDLAALLRERFGIVHVTLQPETPALHLAMECCSAPDAALFDPGHSHELARR; this is encoded by the coding sequence GTGGCAGCCGCGCACACCAGCCGCCGGGCGCTCCTCCTCGGGCTCTCGCTCACCCTGCTCTTCGCCGCCGCACAGGCCGTGGTCGGCGTCGCCTTCGGCTCCATCGCCCTCGTCTCCGATGCCGGCCACATGCTCACCGATGCCCTCGGGCTGGGCCTCGCCTTCGCTGCCGCGACCATCGCCGCGCGCCCGCCCGATGCCCGCCGCACCTTCGGCTATGCCCGCGCCGAGGTCCTCGCCGTCCCGCTCCACGTTGCCCTCCTCGCCGGGATCGCCGCCTTCATCATCTACGAGTCCCTTGGCCGGCTCGACGGCGCGCACGACATCCGCACCGGTCCGGTCCTCGCTACCGCCGTGGCCGGCCTCGCCGTCAACCTTCTTGTCCTCCGCATCCTCCATGGCCACAGCCACGACAACCTCAACATCCGCGGCGCCGCCCTCGAAGCGATGGCCGATGCCCTCGGCTCGGTCCTCGTCATCCTCTCCGCCGCCGCCATCGCCCTCGGCGCCACCCCTGCGCTCGATGCCATCGCGGCCCTCCTCATCGCGGCCCTAATCCTCCCCCGCGCCATCAGTCTCCTCCGGCAGGCAGCCGCCATCCTCCTCGAGAGTGCGCCTCCCGGCCTCGACCCCCGCGCCATCGCCGAAGCCGCGCGCGATGTGCGCGGCGTGCTCGACCTCCACGACGTCCACGTCTGGAGCATCGCCCCCTCCTTCCCCGCCCTCAGCGCCCACGTCGAACTCGCCGATGCCGGCTGCACCGAGCACGTCCTTACCGACCTCGCCGCACTCCTGCGCGAGCGGTTCGGCATCGTCCACGTCACCCTCCAGCCCGAGACCCCGGCGCTCCACCTCGCCATGGAATGTTGCTCCGCCCCCGACGCGGCCCTCTTCGACCCCGGCCACTCCCACGAACTCGCCCGCCGATGA
- a CDS encoding Zn-ribbon domain-containing OB-fold protein, with protein MAEATATQGEIRPLVPHLTLGETRDQDYLNGSVCKKCGTKYVGPRLFCGVCSSDGPFETVRLADTGSVYVWTIIHQATPYVQVPYIAAVVDLDGGGSVNTNIVGIEPKPENMRFGMRVKMFTEKVSEDKEGNSYIAYRFKPIEEGQ; from the coding sequence TTGGCAGAAGCGACAGCAACGCAGGGCGAGATTCGCCCACTGGTGCCACACCTGACGCTCGGTGAGACCCGCGATCAGGATTACCTGAACGGCTCCGTCTGCAAAAAGTGCGGGACGAAGTACGTGGGGCCGCGGCTGTTCTGCGGGGTGTGCAGCAGCGACGGGCCGTTCGAGACGGTTCGGCTGGCGGACACGGGCAGCGTGTACGTCTGGACGATCATTCACCAGGCGACGCCGTACGTTCAGGTGCCGTACATCGCAGCGGTGGTCGACCTGGACGGGGGCGGCAGCGTCAATACGAACATCGTGGGGATCGAGCCGAAGCCGGAGAACATGCGATTCGGCATGCGGGTGAAGATGTTCACCGAAAAGGTTTCGGAGGATAAAGAGGGCAATTCGTATATTGCCTACCGGTTCAAGCCGATCGAGGAGGGCCAGTAG
- a CDS encoding ABC transporter substrate-binding protein has protein sequence MTRLSRRALLISAGSLAGAGAVAGAVAKSRRRRPGAPPPRPSAAPPASGATAATPAHTPLPRGGRLSIAAPASFDFDTFDAARSGEPSVVELLGRAHARLIQWADPAAAVLGPDLAAAWEQPDPLTLVLRLDPRARWHDVPPLAGRPVTAAEVQAHLARVIAIARAGDAPRAHRSAALLDVARVETPGPAAVRLALDRPSPLLLPALAGEFALVQPPDVLEGPSAPSDPLDPSLLAGCGPWVFAGFDGPAARFRAHASGHRSPLLDELAISPPLNVLERYRAGELDEFPAIDPRDAAAARALPGIQELPRYHRELVLSTFTIAGPPWSDPRLVEAVSAALNRGWLTQALFAGRASPSGPLPPCCTAALQPSGLAPFPGYAADPAADARAARERWEAAGGPSLGTVTVDIPSIFDPRYAASAIVITRLNDVLGPQFRPAIETYTTIARRVQEGAYGNGRAAFWFGWSPPLPSPDPRELLLHLYGHALALAERSNLLAADPADSAAFAGLQQAILRGGFRGVVPWVQQVGETFRRPGTVGPVPSPFWDGYRDVQRYRLP, from the coding sequence ATGACCCGGCTCTCCCGCCGCGCGCTCCTCATCAGCGCCGGCTCGCTCGCCGGGGCCGGGGCTGTCGCCGGCGCGGTCGCAAAGTCGCGCCGGCGCCGCCCCGGAGCCCCGCCGCCCCGGCCCTCGGCCGCGCCGCCCGCCTCCGGCGCCACAGCCGCCACACCCGCCCATACGCCGCTTCCCCGCGGCGGCCGCCTGTCCATCGCTGCCCCGGCCAGCTTCGATTTCGACACCTTCGACGCTGCCCGCTCCGGCGAACCCTCCGTCGTCGAACTGCTCGGCCGGGCGCACGCCCGGCTCATTCAGTGGGCCGACCCCGCCGCTGCGGTCCTCGGCCCCGACCTCGCCGCGGCCTGGGAGCAGCCCGACCCCCTTACCCTCGTCCTCCGTCTCGACCCCCGCGCCCGCTGGCACGACGTCCCGCCCCTGGCCGGCCGCCCCGTGACGGCCGCCGAGGTGCAGGCCCACCTCGCACGGGTCATCGCCATCGCCCGCGCGGGCGATGCCCCCCGGGCGCATCGCTCCGCTGCCCTGCTCGACGTCGCCCGCGTCGAAACGCCCGGCCCCGCCGCCGTCCGCCTCGCCCTCGACCGCCCGTCCCCGCTCCTGCTCCCCGCCCTCGCCGGAGAATTCGCCCTCGTTCAGCCGCCGGACGTCCTCGAAGGCCCGTCGGCCCCCTCCGACCCGCTCGACCCATCTCTCCTCGCTGGATGCGGCCCGTGGGTCTTCGCCGGCTTCGATGGCCCCGCGGCCCGCTTCCGCGCCCACGCCTCCGGCCACCGTTCGCCCCTCCTCGATGAGCTGGCAATCAGCCCGCCGCTGAACGTCCTCGAACGCTACCGCGCCGGCGAACTCGACGAATTCCCCGCCATCGACCCCCGCGACGCCGCTGCCGCGCGCGCCCTCCCCGGCATTCAGGAGCTTCCCCGCTACCATCGAGAACTCGTCCTCTCCACCTTCACCATCGCCGGGCCGCCGTGGTCCGACCCCCGCCTCGTCGAGGCCGTCTCGGCTGCGCTCAACCGCGGCTGGCTCACTCAAGCGCTTTTCGCCGGGCGAGCCAGCCCCTCCGGTCCTCTTCCCCCATGCTGCACCGCTGCACTTCAGCCCTCCGGCCTCGCGCCCTTCCCCGGCTACGCCGCCGACCCCGCTGCTGATGCCCGGGCCGCCCGCGAGCGCTGGGAGGCAGCCGGCGGGCCGTCGCTGGGCACCGTCACGGTCGACATCCCCTCCATCTTCGACCCCCGCTATGCCGCCAGCGCCATCGTCATCACCCGCCTGAACGACGTGCTCGGGCCGCAGTTCCGCCCCGCAATCGAGACCTACACCACCATCGCCCGCCGCGTGCAGGAGGGTGCCTACGGCAACGGCCGCGCCGCCTTCTGGTTCGGCTGGAGCCCGCCGCTCCCCTCCCCCGACCCGCGCGAACTCCTCCTCCACCTCTACGGCCACGCCCTGGCTCTCGCCGAGCGCTCGAACCTCCTGGCAGCCGACCCCGCCGACTCCGCCGCCTTCGCCGGGCTCCAGCAGGCCATCCTCCGCGGCGGCTTCCGCGGCGTCGTCCCCTGGGTCCAGCAGGTCGGCGAAACCTTCCGTCGGCCCGGCACCGTCGGCCCCGTCCCATCCCCGTTCTGGGATGGCTACCGCGACGTTCAGCGCTACCGGCTCCCCTGA
- the mfd gene encoding transcription-repair coupling factor, protein MEAAAAAEGSSLAGELAGVTAAVAEELAPLLRRGEGSVRLSVPEGARAYIAAALASGHPGPVLVVAPTPLAAQSLADDLELLSDRPVLRLPQRDALPYEFVRDDASAGVERARALRALAGDAPAIVTGSWAGVTEHVAPPAPEAEDLRLEAGAAAKPGEVAAWLEAAGYAMEPLADAPGTAARRGGLIDIFPAGFERPVRIEFFGDTVESIRLVDLATQRSAGRLDVLLVPPVSTSLGAGKAAARALAERLEATGAESEAVIEQVEAVAAGGRTEYHQFLEPMLYTSTVLDHLGPGALVVVIDPEDGRQALEQALEYERRARAEMEARGAIPRGLPDLRAEPGAAAAGLLERAAYVLERFGTSERGARELPVSTAPGFGGKLRVVAQQAEAWRREGRRVVAASLQALRLADVLEEEGVACAKTRRLASAPESGSVTLVPAAVSGGIVTAAGTVVLTDAEIFGFRKRRKPTRPHHAVKSDLLETLEVGDYVVHADHGIARYGGLVRRSMDGVEREYLELQYAEGDRLYVPADQLEALSRYVGPSDHPPALTRLGTQDWARSKRRVKQAVVEMAHDLLELYAKRQLVPGHAFKPDTPWQMEMEASFPYVETNDQLAAIAEVKADMERARPMDRLICGDVGYGKTEVAVRAAFKAVIDGKQVAVLVPTTVLAEQHGATFRERMAGFPVRVEVLSRFRSAEEQRRILEDLAAGEVDIVIGTHRLLQKDVAFKDLGLVIIDEEQRFGVSHKERLRQMRAEVDTLTLSATPIPRTLQMSLVGIRDMSTIMTPPEERQPIRTYVLAWDDTILREAIERELQRGGQVFFVHNRVQDIERVARRVRELVPEARVAIGHGQMPEEQLERVMLEFQAGEHDVLVCTTIIESGLDIPNANTIIIDQADRLGLAQLYQLRGRVGRSANRAYAYLLYDRDRVLSEAAQKRLEAIFEASDLGAGFQLALRDLEIRGAGNVLGTEQSGHIAEVGFELYTKLVAEAVAALKRGMGEAVAPAAEPEPPAPVVDLPVSAHIPESYVADVHARLNIYQRVANLQTAEQVAEMHDELRDRFGPLPPAVENLLYVALVRNLARRAGVEAIKTDEQMFHLYVRGGTTPELRARVERLGLRSVLVGPRQVRVDRVGAGEGWMPLLVRILRAMAPAGERAAAGSS, encoded by the coding sequence GTGGAGGCGGCAGCTGCCGCCGAGGGTTCGTCACTGGCTGGTGAACTCGCGGGCGTGACGGCCGCGGTCGCCGAGGAGCTGGCCCCGCTGCTCCGCCGCGGGGAGGGGAGCGTGCGCCTTTCGGTCCCGGAGGGGGCGCGCGCGTACATCGCGGCGGCGCTGGCGAGTGGTCACCCGGGGCCGGTGCTGGTCGTGGCGCCGACGCCGCTGGCGGCGCAATCGCTTGCGGACGACCTCGAACTGCTGAGCGACCGCCCGGTGCTGCGGCTGCCGCAGCGGGACGCCCTGCCGTATGAGTTCGTGCGGGACGACGCTTCGGCGGGCGTCGAGCGGGCGCGGGCGCTGCGGGCGCTGGCCGGTGATGCGCCGGCGATCGTGACGGGCTCGTGGGCCGGGGTGACGGAGCACGTAGCGCCGCCGGCCCCTGAAGCCGAGGACCTCCGGCTGGAGGCTGGCGCGGCAGCGAAGCCGGGCGAGGTGGCGGCGTGGCTCGAGGCCGCCGGGTATGCCATGGAGCCGCTGGCGGATGCGCCGGGGACCGCGGCGCGGCGGGGCGGGCTGATCGACATCTTCCCGGCCGGGTTCGAGCGGCCGGTGCGCATTGAGTTCTTCGGCGACACCGTGGAGAGCATCCGGCTGGTCGACCTCGCCACGCAGCGGAGCGCGGGGCGGCTCGATGTGCTCCTCGTGCCGCCGGTGTCGACCTCGCTGGGCGCGGGGAAGGCGGCCGCGCGCGCGCTCGCGGAGCGGCTGGAGGCGACCGGGGCGGAGTCGGAGGCGGTGATCGAGCAGGTGGAGGCGGTGGCCGCCGGCGGCAGGACGGAGTACCACCAGTTCCTCGAGCCGATGCTGTATACGTCGACAGTGCTCGACCACCTCGGACCGGGCGCGCTGGTCGTGGTCATCGACCCGGAGGACGGGAGGCAGGCGCTCGAGCAGGCGCTGGAGTACGAGCGGCGGGCCCGGGCCGAAATGGAGGCACGCGGGGCGATTCCACGGGGACTTCCGGACCTGCGGGCGGAGCCTGGGGCGGCGGCTGCCGGGCTGCTCGAGCGGGCAGCGTACGTGCTGGAGCGGTTTGGGACATCGGAACGGGGTGCGCGCGAGCTGCCGGTAAGCACGGCGCCGGGGTTCGGCGGGAAGCTGCGGGTGGTGGCGCAGCAGGCGGAGGCGTGGCGGCGGGAGGGGCGGCGGGTGGTGGCGGCCTCCCTGCAGGCGCTGCGGCTGGCTGACGTGCTCGAAGAGGAGGGCGTCGCCTGTGCGAAGACGCGCAGGCTGGCAAGCGCGCCGGAGAGCGGGAGCGTGACGCTCGTGCCGGCAGCGGTTTCGGGCGGCATCGTGACGGCGGCCGGGACGGTAGTGCTAACCGATGCGGAGATCTTCGGATTCCGGAAGCGGCGGAAGCCGACGCGCCCCCACCACGCGGTGAAGTCAGACCTGCTGGAGACGCTGGAGGTCGGCGATTATGTCGTCCATGCCGACCACGGGATTGCGCGGTACGGGGGGCTGGTGCGGCGCTCGATGGACGGCGTCGAGCGGGAGTACCTCGAGCTGCAGTACGCCGAGGGCGACCGGCTGTATGTGCCGGCGGACCAGCTGGAGGCGCTGAGCCGGTACGTCGGCCCGAGCGACCATCCGCCGGCGCTGACGCGGCTGGGGACGCAGGACTGGGCGCGTTCCAAGCGGCGGGTGAAGCAGGCGGTTGTGGAGATGGCCCACGACCTGCTGGAGCTGTACGCGAAGCGGCAGCTCGTGCCGGGGCACGCGTTCAAGCCGGATACGCCGTGGCAGATGGAGATGGAGGCGTCGTTCCCGTACGTCGAGACGAATGACCAGCTGGCGGCGATTGCGGAGGTGAAGGCGGACATGGAGCGGGCCCGGCCGATGGATCGGCTGATCTGCGGGGACGTGGGCTACGGGAAGACGGAGGTGGCGGTCCGGGCGGCGTTCAAGGCGGTGATAGATGGGAAGCAGGTGGCGGTGCTGGTGCCGACGACGGTGCTGGCCGAGCAGCACGGGGCGACGTTCCGGGAGCGGATGGCGGGCTTTCCGGTGCGCGTGGAGGTGCTGTCGCGGTTCCGGTCGGCGGAGGAGCAGCGACGGATCCTGGAGGATCTGGCAGCGGGCGAGGTAGACATCGTGATTGGGACGCACCGGCTGCTGCAGAAGGACGTGGCGTTCAAGGACCTTGGGCTGGTGATCATTGACGAGGAGCAGCGGTTCGGGGTGAGCCACAAGGAGCGGCTGCGCCAGATGCGGGCCGAGGTGGACACGCTGACGCTCTCGGCGACGCCGATCCCGCGGACGCTGCAGATGTCGCTCGTGGGCATCAGGGACATGAGCACGATCATGACGCCGCCGGAGGAGCGGCAGCCGATCCGGACATATGTGCTCGCGTGGGATGACACCATCCTGCGGGAGGCGATCGAGCGGGAACTGCAGCGCGGCGGGCAGGTGTTCTTCGTCCATAACCGGGTGCAGGACATTGAGCGGGTGGCGCGGCGGGTGCGGGAGCTGGTGCCGGAGGCGCGGGTGGCGATCGGCCACGGGCAGATGCCGGAGGAGCAGCTGGAGCGTGTGATGCTGGAGTTCCAGGCAGGGGAGCATGACGTGCTGGTCTGCACGACGATCATCGAGAGCGGGCTGGACATCCCGAATGCGAACACGATCATCATCGACCAGGCGGACCGGCTGGGGCTTGCCCAGCTGTACCAGCTGCGCGGGCGGGTCGGGCGGTCGGCGAACCGGGCGTATGCGTACCTGCTGTACGACCGGGACCGGGTGCTGAGCGAGGCGGCGCAGAAGCGGCTGGAGGCGATTTTCGAGGCATCGGACCTGGGTGCGGGGTTCCAGCTGGCGCTGCGCGACCTGGAGATCCGGGGCGCCGGGAATGTGCTTGGCACGGAGCAGAGCGGGCACATCGCGGAGGTGGGGTTCGAGCTGTATACGAAGCTAGTGGCTGAGGCGGTGGCGGCGCTCAAGCGGGGGATGGGCGAGGCTGTCGCGCCGGCTGCGGAGCCGGAGCCGCCGGCGCCGGTGGTCGACCTGCCGGTGAGCGCGCACATCCCGGAGAGCTACGTGGCCGACGTCCATGCGCGGCTGAACATCTACCAGCGGGTGGCGAACCTGCAGACGGCGGAGCAGGTGGCGGAGATGCACGACGAGCTGCGGGACCGGTTCGGGCCGCTGCCGCCGGCGGTTGAGAACCTGCTGTACGTCGCGCTGGTGCGCAACCTTGCCCGGCGGGCGGGGGTCGAAGCGATCAAGACGGATGAGCAGATGTTCCACCTCTACGTGCGGGGCGGGACGACGCCGGAGCTGCGGGCGCGGGTGGAACGGCTGGGGCTGCGCTCGGTGCTGGTAGGTCCGCGGCAGGTCCGGGTGGACCGGGTGGGCGCGGGGGAGGGATGGATGCCGCTATTGGTGCGGATTTTGCGGGCGATGGCGCCGGCCGGGGAGCGGGCGGCGGCGGGGAGTTCGTGA
- a CDS encoding phosphotransferase enzyme family protein, whose protein sequence is MTANEPPDVVLAAYGLAGAPSTPLDGGDAWAVRAEPPVVVKRRRLPANGAGTEWEAELRRLAAAAGWPAGEIIRTVDGAAAVTAAAGGATWTCETWLPGKRREVRSVAGWRIVGRLLGRLHSDLARADPGTQRPGLGKAWELDVLTEAAGAGTFNRLVAAFGHAYPEVAAAVRRERYRNLRELARLGYPDLPEQPIHGSFSPGHLLWTGGELTGVIGWEFARRDAAMCDLAPLLMPDGPLELPFAQALFEGYATVRPVSNQEFGLLPALVRAWLLWQVTVLLIGWRLAGGDPAGVVHTMEERFPAFERYALELGMLRANVTG, encoded by the coding sequence GTGACAGCGAATGAACCGCCGGACGTGGTGCTCGCCGCTTACGGGCTCGCCGGGGCACCCTCGACGCCGCTGGACGGCGGCGACGCGTGGGCGGTCCGTGCGGAGCCGCCGGTGGTGGTGAAACGGCGCCGGCTGCCCGCGAACGGCGCCGGCACGGAGTGGGAGGCGGAACTGCGGCGGCTGGCTGCAGCGGCCGGCTGGCCTGCCGGGGAGATCATTCGAACAGTCGATGGCGCGGCAGCAGTGACGGCAGCAGCCGGGGGCGCGACCTGGACGTGCGAAACGTGGCTGCCCGGAAAGCGGCGAGAGGTGCGGTCGGTGGCGGGCTGGCGGATTGTCGGCCGGCTGCTGGGGCGGCTGCACAGCGACCTTGCACGGGCGGACCCGGGGACGCAACGGCCGGGGCTCGGCAAGGCCTGGGAGCTGGACGTTTTGACCGAGGCGGCGGGAGCCGGGACATTCAACCGGCTGGTGGCGGCGTTTGGGCACGCGTATCCCGAGGTTGCGGCAGCGGTCCGGCGGGAGCGGTACCGGAACCTGCGGGAGCTGGCTCGGCTGGGCTATCCGGACCTTCCGGAGCAGCCGATCCACGGGAGCTTTTCGCCGGGGCACTTGCTCTGGACCGGGGGTGAACTGACCGGCGTCATTGGCTGGGAGTTCGCACGACGCGACGCGGCGATGTGTGACCTGGCGCCGCTGCTGATGCCGGATGGGCCGCTGGAGCTGCCCTTTGCGCAGGCACTGTTCGAGGGGTACGCGACCGTTCGACCGGTTTCGAACCAGGAGTTCGGCCTGCTGCCTGCGCTGGTGCGGGCGTGGCTGCTGTGGCAGGTGACGGTGCTGCTCATCGGCTGGCGGCTGGCGGGCGGGGACCCGGCCGGGGTTGTGCACACGATGGAGGAGCGTTTCCCGGCGTTTGAGCGGTACGCGCTGGAGCTGGGGATGCTGCGGGCGAACGTCACCGGGTAG
- a CDS encoding thiolase C-terminal domain-containing protein, translating to MREVAIVGVSMIKFGRYADRDFAQLSAQAVLEALKDAGMEMKQIEALYSGNLYQTSGSGQRILQQVGQTGIPVVNVANACATGSTAFREAYFAVASGAYDVVMAVGSEQMGKQGLLGSRGDPATSLEGRVGSYMMPAVFGMAGMEHSRKYGTKQEHFALASVKNHWHSTMNPLAQYQKESPLDEVLNSRMIAYPNTLLMCCPTGDGAAAAILTTMEKARQFTTQPIKIAASVLTSDPFTERDLTLPDINTLTRNAAKLAYEQAGIGPEDLDQVELHDCFATAELLHYENLGLCGEGEAAAHVASGIPWLGNKVPTKYEEDVAPFRDKTYQPKTKAVVNVSGGLLSKGHPLGATGVANIAEIVFHLRGQAGARQVEGSKVGLAHVIGLCSACTIHILQK from the coding sequence ATGCGCGAAGTAGCAATTGTTGGCGTTTCGATGATCAAGTTCGGCCGCTATGCGGACCGGGACTTTGCCCAGCTTTCGGCGCAGGCCGTTCTGGAGGCGCTGAAGGACGCGGGCATGGAGATGAAGCAGATTGAGGCGCTGTACAGCGGCAACCTGTACCAGACCTCGGGCTCCGGGCAGCGGATCCTGCAGCAGGTGGGGCAGACGGGCATCCCGGTGGTGAACGTGGCGAACGCCTGCGCGACGGGTTCGACGGCCTTCCGCGAGGCGTACTTCGCGGTGGCCTCGGGCGCGTACGACGTGGTGATGGCGGTCGGCTCGGAGCAGATGGGGAAGCAGGGCCTGCTGGGCTCGCGGGGCGACCCTGCGACGAGCCTGGAGGGGCGCGTCGGCTCGTACATGATGCCGGCGGTGTTCGGCATGGCGGGCATGGAGCATTCCCGCAAGTACGGTACGAAGCAGGAGCACTTCGCGCTGGCGAGCGTGAAGAACCACTGGCACAGCACGATGAACCCGCTGGCGCAGTACCAGAAGGAATCGCCGCTGGATGAAGTGCTGAACTCCCGGATGATCGCCTACCCGAACACGCTGCTGATGTGCTGCCCGACGGGCGACGGCGCAGCGGCGGCGATCCTGACCACGATGGAGAAGGCGCGGCAGTTCACGACGCAGCCGATTAAGATTGCGGCGAGCGTGCTGACCAGCGACCCGTTCACGGAGCGGGACCTGACGCTGCCGGACATCAATACGCTGACCCGGAACGCGGCGAAGCTGGCGTACGAGCAGGCCGGGATTGGGCCGGAGGACCTGGACCAGGTCGAGCTGCACGACTGCTTCGCGACGGCGGAGCTGCTGCACTACGAGAACCTCGGCCTCTGCGGCGAGGGCGAGGCGGCGGCCCATGTCGCCAGCGGCATCCCGTGGCTCGGGAACAAGGTCCCGACGAAGTACGAGGAGGACGTGGCGCCGTTCCGGGACAAGACCTACCAGCCGAAGACGAAGGCGGTGGTCAATGTTTCCGGCGGGCTGCTCTCGAAGGGGCACCCGCTGGGGGCGACCGGTGTCGCGAACATCGCGGAGATTGTCTTCCACCTGCGCGGCCAGGCCGGGGCGCGGCAGGTTGAGGGCTCGAAGGTGGGCCTGGCCCACGTTATCGGCCTCTGCTCGGCCTGCACGATTCACATCCTGCAGAAGTAA
- a CDS encoding calcium/sodium antiporter: protein MDLLSLLTFVAGIAMLIVGAEGLVRGAGHLAVAMGISPLVVGLTVVAFGTSSPELAVSVSSSLGGTPDLAIGNVVGSNIFNILVILGASALAAPLIVHQQLVRFEVPLMIAVSFIVMLFALDGSIQRYEGALLFAGVVAYTWWAIRKSRNESREVQDEYEAEIGRRPVTPRTVALDIVLVVAGFGLLVLGSEWFTAGAVDIAEALGVSELVIGLTIVAAGTSMPELATSVVAAARGERDIAVGNAVGSNLFNLMAVLGATATVSSGGIPVADSAASFDLPVMTAVAVAALPIFFTGYIITRANGALLLGLYAAYALYLFLDASGHDALDTYSLVMLGVILPIITAGTLVLALRYYLRERKRQNAGA from the coding sequence ATGGACCTCCTTTCCCTGCTGACGTTCGTCGCCGGCATCGCCATGCTCATCGTCGGCGCCGAAGGACTCGTGCGTGGCGCCGGCCACCTCGCCGTCGCCATGGGAATTTCGCCCCTCGTTGTCGGCCTCACCGTCGTTGCCTTCGGCACCAGCTCCCCCGAGCTCGCTGTCAGCGTCTCCTCCTCCCTCGGCGGTACGCCTGACCTGGCAATCGGCAACGTCGTCGGCAGCAACATCTTCAACATCCTCGTCATCCTCGGCGCCTCCGCCCTCGCTGCACCGCTCATCGTCCACCAGCAGCTCGTCCGCTTCGAAGTCCCGCTCATGATCGCCGTCTCGTTCATCGTCATGCTCTTCGCCCTCGATGGCAGCATCCAGCGGTACGAAGGCGCCCTCCTCTTCGCCGGCGTCGTGGCCTACACCTGGTGGGCCATCCGGAAGAGCCGCAACGAGTCACGGGAGGTCCAGGACGAATACGAAGCCGAAATCGGGCGCCGCCCCGTCACGCCGCGCACCGTTGCGCTCGACATCGTCCTCGTCGTCGCCGGCTTCGGGCTGCTCGTCCTTGGCTCCGAATGGTTCACCGCCGGCGCCGTCGACATCGCTGAAGCCCTTGGCGTGAGCGAACTGGTCATCGGCCTCACGATCGTCGCCGCCGGCACCTCCATGCCCGAGCTCGCAACCTCCGTCGTCGCAGCCGCCCGCGGCGAGCGCGACATCGCCGTCGGCAACGCCGTCGGCAGCAACCTGTTCAACCTCATGGCGGTGCTCGGCGCTACCGCAACGGTGTCCTCTGGCGGCATCCCCGTCGCCGATTCCGCCGCCAGCTTCGACCTCCCCGTCATGACCGCCGTCGCGGTCGCCGCCCTCCCCATCTTCTTCACCGGCTACATCATTACCCGCGCCAACGGCGCGCTCCTCCTCGGCCTCTACGCCGCCTACGCCCTCTACCTCTTCCTCGACGCCAGCGGCCACGACGCCCTCGACACCTACAGCCTCGTCATGCTCGGGGTCATCCTCCCCATCATTACCGCAGGAACGCTCGTCCTCGCCCTCCGCTACTACCTCCGCGAACGGAAACGCCAAAACGCCGGGGCCTGA